ATCCGGCCTAGCGCCATGATCACGACGCGGTCGCTGCCGAGGAGTATGCCGCCGATCCCGCGACGTTGTCGTGTTCGCTCGACGACGGTCGAAGCGGTGTATTCCACAGTGCTCAGGTCGCCCAGTTCGCTCCACTTCGGCGGCGGCAGCGGTGTCGGTGTAGGCGTGGGTGTGGGCATTGGGGTGGACGTTGGCGTCGGTTCCGGCGTTGGCGTGGCCGTGGGCACGGGGGTGGGCGTGGGCGGCTCGGTCGGAGCCGGCGTAGCCGTGATGACGATCAGCTTTTCGACCGTTTGCACGACGGTCGGTCGCTCGGCGATCGGTTCAGGCTGCGCCGCCGGCCGGGAGGCGATGGATAGCGCCGCGACCACACCGATCGCCACGATGGCGAGGGCAGCGATCGCTGCGGCAATCACCAAAGCATACGGACGGGTCCAGAACGGGCTGTCGTTCGATTGCATTTACTTCCTCGCACACTACGCTCGTATGCCGCGCTGCACCTCGGACGCGGCGAGCGTATCCTACGCAATCTGTAACACTTTCGCGCCGCGTATTTTGCCGGTCTTCAACTCTATCAGCGCCCGATTCGCTTCCTCCAACGGAAAGACCTGCACATCGGGCTTGATGCCGATTTGCGTCGCCAGGCTCAAAAACTCGCGCACATCGGCGCGCGTGACGTTTGCCACGCTCTTGACTTCTTTCTCCAGCCACAGGTGCGATGCGTAGTCGAGGCGCGACAAAGCATCTTTGTCCGACGCTTCTTTGCGGATGGCGTTGATGACGAGTTTCCCGCCCGGCTGCAGATGCTTCAGCGCTTCGACCACCGGCTTCCAGGCCGGCGTAGTGTCAATGATGGCGCGCAGCTTCGCGGGCGGTTCATCGGTCACGTCGCCCGCCCATACTGCGCCGAGTTCCAGCGCGTGCTCACGCTCCTCTGGTCGGCGCGCGAACACGAATATCTCCGAATGAGGGAAGCAATGCCGAGCCGCCTGAAGCACGAGATGGCCCGACGCGCCAAAGCCAGTCAAGCCCAAGCGCTCACCGCCTTGCAGCTCGGTGAGCCGAAGCGCACGGTAGCCAACCGCGCCGGCGCACAACAGCGGCGCGGCCTCGACATCCGTCAAGCCATCGGGCAGGCGATACGCGAAGTCCTCGCCAACGGTCATGTACTCGGCGTAGCCGCCGTTCACGTCGCGCCCTGTCGCTCTGAAGTTCGGGCACAAGTTCTCGCGCCCCGAGCGGCAGAAGGC
The window above is part of the Candidatus Roseilinea sp. genome. Proteins encoded here:
- a CDS encoding alcohol dehydrogenase, coding for MKAMRLEKLASLQENEAPLRLADLPEPAPAEGEILIRVTACGVCRTDLDEIEGRTMPRLPVVLGHQVVGRVAALGRNTSVFAIGDRVGVAWIHSADGVCAFCRSGRENLCPNFRATGRDVNGGYAEYMTVGEDFAYRLPDGLTDVEAAPLLCAGAVGYRALRLTELQGGERLGLTGFGASGHLVLQAARHCFPHSEIFVFARRPEEREHALELGAVWAGDVTDEPPAKLRAIIDTTPAWKPVVEALKHLQPGGKLVINAIRKEASDKDALSRLDYASHLWLEKEVKSVANVTRADVREFLSLATQIGIKPDVQVFPLEEANRALIELKTGKIRGAKVLQIA